From a single Bacteroidota bacterium genomic region:
- a CDS encoding tetratricopeptide repeat protein yields the protein MPSDDLNASRRRRQDPPQKKEFDRHLDRLLENGALTFDPDLIEEMLEFYMEHDYFIEALHIVNKVLETSPGNSDFTARRGVLLNDTGQWEEALECFNSALVFNPSDPELLINKGICLDNLGSYEEALSCFMHALDLDPGNPDVYFNLGIIHEKMEAWEKAVGYFKQCLELNPVHRDASFELGYCYDMIGESARSVEYYEKQLDTDPYNFNAWYNLGIAFSKQEQFESALHAFDMSLAIHDDFSPALFNKANTLVKIGQFAESVEVYDEYLKLEPEDHAARQNLAGALMETGKHNRAISLLKEVLSAEPDNADAYYALGCAHDGLERYIEALNAFQMASRLEPANPDFIYAIADSLYNLGRVEESLPFYKRVVSVDSTNHQAWFDLAETAFELELNREAEKAVKMAVIQNSSDYNYRILAAQIYFSLDDNEKAWEHLRQAGRIDPIRIQSLIDQLPGLFGDDFRSRLV from the coding sequence GTGCCTTCAGACGATTTGAATGCCTCGCGGCGACGCCGGCAGGATCCGCCACAGAAGAAAGAATTTGACCGTCATCTCGACAGACTTCTCGAGAACGGTGCGCTCACCTTTGATCCGGACCTGATCGAGGAAATGCTCGAGTTTTACATGGAGCACGACTATTTCATCGAAGCCCTTCACATTGTAAACAAGGTTCTGGAAACCTCTCCCGGCAATTCAGATTTCACCGCACGCCGTGGTGTGTTGCTCAATGACACCGGACAGTGGGAAGAAGCACTCGAGTGCTTCAATTCTGCGCTGGTTTTTAATCCTTCCGATCCTGAATTGCTTATTAACAAGGGAATTTGCCTCGATAACCTCGGAAGTTATGAGGAGGCGCTTTCCTGCTTTATGCATGCCCTTGATCTGGATCCGGGAAATCCGGATGTCTATTTCAACCTCGGAATCATTCATGAAAAAATGGAGGCCTGGGAAAAAGCAGTTGGGTATTTTAAACAATGCCTTGAACTGAATCCGGTTCATCGGGATGCCTCCTTCGAGCTCGGATATTGTTACGATATGATTGGTGAGAGTGCTCGTTCAGTCGAGTACTATGAAAAACAACTGGATACCGATCCGTACAATTTCAACGCCTGGTATAACCTCGGTATTGCTTTCAGCAAGCAGGAGCAGTTTGAGTCGGCGCTCCATGCATTCGACATGTCGCTGGCCATCCATGACGATTTTTCCCCCGCGCTTTTCAACAAGGCCAACACGCTGGTCAAAATCGGTCAGTTTGCCGAATCGGTTGAAGTCTATGATGAATACCTGAAACTGGAACCGGAGGATCATGCTGCCCGGCAGAACCTGGCAGGTGCCCTGATGGAAACAGGCAAACACAACCGGGCAATCTCTCTGCTGAAAGAAGTTCTTTCTGCAGAACCGGATAACGCCGATGCCTATTATGCACTGGGATGCGCCCATGATGGTCTGGAACGATATATCGAAGCCTTGAATGCATTTCAGATGGCTTCCAGACTGGAACCTGCCAATCCCGATTTTATCTATGCCATTGCGGACTCTCTTTACAATCTCGGCCGGGTGGAGGAGTCACTTCCATTTTACAAACGGGTGGTCAGTGTCGATTCCACCAACCATCAGGCCTGGTTTGACCTGGCTGAAACAGCTTTTGAACTGGAATTGAACAGAGAAGCAGAGAAGGCCGTAAAAATGGCCGTCATCCAGAATAGTTCAGATTACAATTACCGCATTCTTGCGGCTCAGATTTATTTTTCACTGGATGACAATGAAAAAGCCTGGGAACACCTCCGCCAGGCAGGCCGGATTGATCCGATCAGGATCCAGTCCTTAATTGACCAGTTGCCCGGCTTGTTTGGTGATGACTTCCGTTCCAGATTAGTCTGA
- a CDS encoding shikimate dehydrogenase, translating to MVITVQEFLALCEPDQGPMLLGVVGNPISHTRSPRIQSLFAREAKLNMDYVAIQAADPAEVHRLLEATQTVSRCRGFNLTIPFKEVLLSYHPDSLTIRIGAGNTVVKRNNRWESTNTDWQGFLAPLSGRTLRTACVLGWGGSARAVVYALQSVGCQVTVISRRDCQIPGIPVLQSDYESPMIGFSTPDLIVNTTPVGMAGTGSTFNPDFLYSLGKPVLAYDLIYRPAVTPFLEHFRSVGSETVNGAPMLVGQAASAFYHWFGIQPSVEVCQQAISDLIDG from the coding sequence ATGGTCATTACCGTTCAGGAGTTCCTCGCGCTCTGCGAACCGGATCAAGGTCCGATGCTCCTTGGAGTGGTCGGCAATCCCATCTCACATACCCGATCACCCCGTATCCAATCGCTTTTTGCCCGTGAAGCCAAATTGAACATGGACTATGTTGCCATTCAGGCTGCCGATCCGGCAGAGGTTCATCGGTTGCTCGAGGCTACCCAAACGGTTTCCCGATGCAGGGGATTCAACCTGACCATCCCGTTTAAAGAGGTCTTGCTTTCGTACCATCCTGATTCTCTGACCATCAGAATCGGGGCCGGTAATACGGTGGTGAAGAGAAACAACCGCTGGGAATCCACCAACACCGATTGGCAGGGTTTTCTGGCTCCGCTTTCAGGAAGGACCCTCCGGACGGCCTGCGTTCTCGGCTGGGGGGGCTCGGCACGCGCGGTGGTATATGCCTTGCAATCGGTTGGCTGTCAGGTGACTGTCATTTCCCGCCGGGATTGTCAGATTCCGGGGATACCGGTACTTCAATCGGACTACGAGTCTCCGATGATCGGGTTTTCAACTCCGGATCTGATTGTGAATACCACTCCGGTCGGCATGGCAGGTACCGGTTCAACCTTTAATCCGGATTTCCTATACTCATTGGGCAAACCGGTTCTGGCTTATGATCTCATTTACCGTCCGGCTGTGACCCCCTTCCTGGAACATTTCCGGTCGGTCGGATCTGAAACAGTGAATGGCGCCCCCATGCTTGTCGGGCAGGCTGCCTCTGCTTTTTACCACTGGTTTGGCATTCAACCTTCCGTGGAAGTGTGTCAACAGGCCATTTCGGACCTGATCGACGGATGA
- the pgeF gene encoding peptidoglycan editing factor PgeF, with amino-acid sequence MNLSHPGIRPVYFRSSLHSVVAGISTRLGGFSQPPFHSFNLGRSAGEDLGVVSKNRELYAGFFGVNTRQMVFGYQCHGTSIAESDCGQEIPDTDGFMTRQPGVLLNVSVADCFPVWFYDPSTGSVAVNHCGWRGTVGGIQVQQLNRFRQMGSDLSAVEVIIGPGIRSCHFQVREDIVNQFPVWSVTAGPEPGTWMVDLPSIIRRSLTEAGLQNHQIEDLNECTACMTDRYYSFRAEKGVTGRMMAGIMIRS; translated from the coding sequence ATGAATCTGTCACATCCCGGTATACGACCTGTTTATTTCCGTTCATCCCTTCATTCGGTTGTGGCCGGTATTTCGACCCGTTTGGGCGGGTTCAGTCAACCTCCGTTTCATTCATTTAACCTGGGAAGGTCGGCGGGAGAAGATCTTGGTGTGGTCAGTAAAAACCGTGAGTTGTATGCGGGTTTTTTTGGGGTGAATACCCGGCAGATGGTATTTGGTTACCAATGTCATGGCACCTCTATTGCAGAATCTGATTGCGGCCAGGAAATACCAGATACCGATGGTTTTATGACCCGTCAACCCGGTGTTCTTCTGAATGTCTCTGTGGCAGACTGCTTTCCGGTTTGGTTTTATGATCCTTCCACGGGTTCTGTGGCTGTGAATCATTGTGGATGGCGCGGAACGGTCGGCGGCATCCAGGTTCAGCAGCTGAACCGTTTCCGGCAGATGGGTTCTGATTTATCGGCTGTTGAAGTGATTATCGGCCCCGGTATCCGGTCCTGTCATTTCCAGGTAAGGGAGGATATTGTTAATCAGTTTCCGGTTTGGTCGGTCACTGCCGGGCCGGAACCTGGCACCTGGATGGTGGATTTACCATCTATCATCCGGCGATCACTGACCGAGGCCGGATTGCAGAACCACCAGATTGAGGATCTGAATGAATGCACAGCCTGCATGACCGACCGGTATTACTCGTTCCGTGCGGAAAAGGGAGTTACCGGCCGGATGATGGCAGGGATTATGATCAGGTCTTAG
- a CDS encoding tryptophanase, translating to MKFPAEPFKIKVVEPIRMTTREERDELLLTAGNNLFSIPSDSIFIDLLTDSGTSAMSDRQWAGLMVGDEAYAGSRSFFRFESVVRSLTGFTHIIPTHQGRVAENLLFSTLCNETSIIPSNSHFDTTRANIEIHKATALDLVIDEAYEPGNLHPFKGNMDLGKLESALKKYGKERIPVCMLTITNNSGGGQPVSMENIRQVRELLNRYGVPLILDACRFAENAWFIKKREPGYANRSIESIAQEMFSHADGCTMSAKKDGLVNMGGFLALNDTQLARQITNLLILIEGFPTYGGLAGRDLEAIAIGLTEVLDENYLAYRTSQVEYLADLLTQAGIAVIQPAGGHAVYVDARHFYPHIPPVNFPGQVLVVELYRQFGIRTVEIGTLMFGKKDPATGQELVPRLDLVRLAIPRRVYTTMHMTYVAEALISLYQNREAVRGLQLEYEAPVLRHFTARLRPLQTKT from the coding sequence ATGAAATTTCCTGCCGAACCTTTCAAAATCAAGGTAGTGGAACCGATCCGGATGACCACCCGTGAAGAAAGAGATGAATTGCTTCTTACTGCCGGTAACAACCTGTTCTCAATCCCATCGGATTCCATCTTTATTGATCTGCTGACCGACAGCGGAACCAGTGCCATGAGTGACCGCCAGTGGGCAGGTCTCATGGTAGGAGATGAGGCCTATGCGGGAAGCCGCAGCTTCTTCCGGTTTGAATCGGTGGTGCGTTCTCTAACCGGTTTTACTCATATCATTCCCACCCATCAGGGCCGGGTTGCTGAGAACCTATTATTCTCAACACTATGCAATGAGACCAGCATCATTCCTTCGAACAGTCATTTCGATACCACACGGGCCAATATTGAAATTCACAAAGCCACTGCCCTCGATCTGGTCATCGATGAAGCGTATGAACCAGGTAATCTGCACCCATTTAAAGGAAACATGGATCTGGGAAAACTGGAATCCGCCCTTAAAAAATATGGTAAAGAACGGATTCCGGTCTGCATGCTCACCATCACCAACAACTCAGGCGGCGGACAACCCGTTTCCATGGAAAACATCCGCCAGGTGCGGGAGTTGCTGAACCGGTATGGAGTGCCCCTGATTCTGGATGCCTGCCGTTTTGCCGAGAATGCCTGGTTTATCAAGAAACGGGAACCCGGATATGCCAACCGGAGCATTGAATCGATCGCACAGGAAATGTTCTCTCATGCAGATGGATGCACCATGTCGGCTAAAAAGGACGGATTGGTCAACATGGGCGGATTTCTGGCTTTGAATGATACTCAACTGGCCCGCCAGATCACCAACCTACTGATCCTGATTGAAGGATTCCCCACCTATGGCGGTTTGGCCGGACGGGATCTTGAGGCCATAGCGATTGGATTGACCGAGGTACTGGATGAAAATTACCTTGCCTACCGGACCAGTCAGGTGGAATATCTGGCTGATCTGCTCACTCAGGCCGGAATTGCAGTTATTCAGCCAGCCGGTGGTCATGCCGTTTATGTGGATGCGAGGCATTTTTATCCGCACATTCCTCCGGTAAACTTTCCCGGTCAGGTTCTGGTCGTTGAGTTGTACCGGCAGTTCGGAATCAGAACGGTGGAAATCGGGACGCTAATGTTCGGGAAGAAAGACCCGGCTACCGGACAGGAATTGGTGCCCAGACTGGATCTGGTCCGATTGGCCATTCCCCGACGGGTCTATACCACCATGCACATGACCTACGTGGCCGAAGCCCTGATTTCGCTGTATCAGAACCGTGAGGCAGTACGGGGATTGCAATTGGAGTACGAAGCACCGGTTTTACGGCATTTCACTGCCCGTCTGCGTCCGTTGCAGACTAAGACCTGA
- the glgX gene encoding glycogen debranching protein GlgX gives MKSRKRKTDPLKYIGSDFEISRGHPLPLGASIQRGGINFSVYSKHATQVTLVVINPETQEIQYEFPFNEEYNRTGDIWHLFVKDLDVNIGYGFRMERKHNRYPHIHRFNEEFVLQDPYARALAGGHVWNTHHKKSRFSVISNDEYDWKTDRPLNIPLRDTIIYELHVRGFTAHPSSKVKDKGTFSGLKEKIPYLKDLGITAVELLPVTEFEENDDFERYDPVNGSRLVNFWGYSPISFFAPKAAYAATGASRGQVREFKDMVKAFHAAGIEVFLDVVFNHTAEGNELGPTFNFRGLDNATYYIIDPVTGKYHNYSGCGNTMNCNHPFVRDFILDCLRYWVTEMKVDGFRFDLASILGRDTDGTVLNNPPLLERIAADPVLSKTKIIAEAWDAAGLYQVGSFPHWHRWAEWNGKFRDDIRRFVKGDPGLAGEIAARLTGSADLYEKSGRAPYDSINFITSHDGFTMADLVSYNRKYNEPNGENNQDGSNDNHSWNCGEEGPTEDQPIRELRFRQIKNLATLLMASNGVPMLLAGDEFGRTQQGNNNAYCHDNEISWVNWRLKSENSGLFRFFKLLIAFRKANPILRRERFDEYDIIWHGFNLYEPDWSEDARWISVHFSGARYPELEGCKHIQLIANAHWEPHTFALPKLVGKTWYVKVNTANESPADICSDGKETAAENQERIEVAPRSVLILTGL, from the coding sequence ATGAAGTCCCGGAAAAGAAAAACCGACCCATTGAAGTATATCGGATCCGATTTTGAAATTTCAAGAGGGCATCCGCTTCCGCTGGGTGCCAGTATTCAGCGGGGAGGTATCAACTTTTCGGTCTACTCCAAACATGCCACACAGGTCACTCTGGTGGTGATCAATCCGGAAACTCAGGAGATTCAGTATGAATTTCCTTTCAATGAGGAGTACAACCGGACCGGTGATATCTGGCATTTGTTTGTCAAAGACCTGGATGTCAATATCGGGTACGGATTCCGGATGGAACGGAAGCATAACCGATACCCGCACATTCACCGGTTTAATGAAGAGTTTGTTTTGCAGGATCCGTATGCCAGAGCACTGGCCGGGGGTCATGTCTGGAATACCCATCACAAAAAATCCCGGTTTTCGGTAATCTCAAATGATGAGTATGACTGGAAAACCGACCGTCCCCTGAACATTCCTCTCAGAGATACCATCATCTATGAACTCCATGTCAGAGGCTTTACCGCTCACCCTTCTTCAAAAGTGAAGGACAAGGGTACCTTTTCCGGATTAAAGGAGAAGATACCCTACCTGAAGGATCTTGGAATCACAGCAGTTGAATTATTGCCGGTCACCGAGTTTGAAGAAAATGACGATTTTGAGCGGTATGATCCTGTTAATGGAAGCCGGTTGGTGAATTTCTGGGGTTACAGCCCCATTTCTTTCTTTGCTCCCAAAGCCGCTTATGCAGCAACCGGCGCTTCCCGGGGACAGGTGAGAGAATTCAAGGACATGGTAAAGGCCTTTCATGCAGCGGGAATTGAGGTGTTCCTGGATGTCGTTTTTAATCACACCGCAGAGGGCAATGAACTCGGTCCAACCTTTAACTTCAGGGGACTTGATAACGCCACATATTACATTATTGATCCGGTAACCGGTAAATACCACAATTATTCAGGTTGTGGAAATACCATGAACTGTAACCATCCCTTTGTCAGGGACTTTATTCTGGATTGCCTCCGTTATTGGGTGACCGAAATGAAGGTTGATGGATTCCGGTTTGATCTGGCCAGTATTTTGGGGAGAGATACCGACGGGACTGTGTTAAATAACCCTCCGTTACTGGAACGGATCGCCGCCGACCCGGTTCTGTCTAAAACCAAAATCATTGCCGAAGCATGGGATGCCGCCGGGCTGTATCAGGTTGGATCTTTCCCTCACTGGCACCGGTGGGCCGAATGGAACGGCAAATTCAGAGATGACATCCGGCGGTTTGTGAAAGGAGATCCCGGACTGGCAGGAGAAATTGCGGCCCGCCTGACGGGTAGTGCCGATTTATATGAAAAATCGGGTCGGGCACCCTACGATAGCATCAATTTTATTACCAGCCACGATGGTTTCACGATGGCAGATCTGGTTTCCTACAACCGGAAATACAACGAACCAAATGGAGAGAATAATCAGGATGGGTCCAATGACAACCACAGCTGGAATTGCGGGGAAGAAGGACCTACCGAGGATCAGCCCATAAGAGAACTCCGGTTCAGACAGATCAAAAACCTGGCCACATTACTGATGGCTTCAAACGGGGTCCCGATGTTACTCGCTGGCGATGAATTTGGCCGGACTCAGCAGGGAAATAATAATGCCTATTGCCATGATAACGAAATCAGTTGGGTTAACTGGCGGCTAAAATCAGAAAACAGCGGGCTGTTCCGGTTCTTTAAACTTCTGATAGCCTTCCGGAAAGCCAACCCCATCCTTCGGCGCGAACGCTTCGATGAGTACGATATTATCTGGCATGGCTTTAATTTATACGAACCCGATTGGTCAGAAGATGCCCGATGGATTTCGGTTCATTTTTCGGGTGCCAGATATCCTGAACTCGAGGGTTGCAAACATATACAGCTGATCGCCAATGCTCATTGGGAACCGCATACTTTTGCCTTACCCAAACTTGTAGGTAAAACATGGTATGTAAAGGTGAACACGGCCAATGAGTCACCTGCAGATATCTGTTCGGATGGGAAGGAAACAGCCGCTGAGAATCAGGAACGTATTGAGGTGGCTCCGCGTTCAGTCCTGATCCTGACCGGACTCTGA
- a CDS encoding lipoprotein, translated as MKKLLTTFVVLLILTGCQESGSLSTTLVFKLPRPTSLTTITRAEISNSYHTLIRTDTLERGILIYEWDKKDDRGNLVVPGIYLVRVLDHLNNEIASGAVVAGNGSESGQDQD; from the coding sequence ATGAAAAAGTTACTGACCACTTTTGTAGTTCTTCTTATTCTGACTGGTTGTCAAGAATCAGGTTCACTCAGCACCACCCTTGTTTTCAAACTTCCCCGTCCGACTTCATTAACCACCATCACCCGGGCAGAGATTTCCAATTCCTATCACACGCTCATCCGAACCGATACTCTTGAGAGGGGCATTCTGATTTATGAATGGGATAAGAAGGATGACAGAGGAAATCTGGTGGTTCCCGGTATTTATCTGGTTAGAGTCCTGGACCATTTAAACAATGAAATTGCCTCGGGAGCAGTGGTAGCCGGCAATGGCTCAGAGTCCGGTCAGGATCAGGACTGA
- the rlmD gene encoding 23S rRNA (uracil(1939)-C(5))-methyltransferase RlmD, with the protein MSKETARELPVRRGEMLQVTIERTGLEGKSIARYNEFVLFVNGGIPGDVVSIQIQKVKGTYAEARLVDVVSAGPGRTEPGCHHFGTCGGCKWQHFGYSHQLEAKREHVMDAMQRIGGFKDLTVLPTLGSPRETGYRNKMDFTFSDNRWLLTSETAGLSEKPSNFALGLHVPGRFDKIVDIDHCLLQSPVANRLLEEIKAFSLDSGFLPWSIKSHHGFWRSLIIRQAAHTADLMVILVTTVDDRALLDRLATRLTAHFPEITSLIQITHSGPGPVPRGEGTRILAGKDHLEEMLGGIRFRIHPESFFQTNTYQAEKLFETAFRMAQLTGNDHLYDLFCGPGTIGLLAARSVRKVVGMEIRPEAVENAKENARLNGITNADFFCGDLSKQFDELDSWSVQYGQPDIVVVDPPRAGLPDALTRKLPSLGADRIIYISCNPVTQARDMSILREARYLPGPVQPVDMFPHTWHIESIVVMTRS; encoded by the coding sequence ATGTCAAAGGAAACAGCCAGAGAATTGCCGGTCCGGCGTGGTGAAATGCTTCAGGTCACCATTGAGCGGACGGGTCTGGAAGGAAAAAGCATTGCCCGGTACAACGAGTTTGTCCTCTTTGTGAATGGTGGAATACCCGGTGACGTGGTTTCGATTCAGATACAAAAAGTAAAGGGAACCTATGCGGAAGCCAGATTGGTGGATGTGGTTTCTGCAGGCCCCGGAAGGACAGAGCCGGGTTGCCATCATTTTGGTACTTGCGGAGGCTGTAAATGGCAGCATTTCGGGTATTCACATCAGCTTGAAGCCAAACGCGAACACGTCATGGATGCCATGCAGCGTATCGGCGGTTTCAAAGATCTGACGGTTCTCCCAACTCTCGGTTCTCCGCGGGAAACGGGGTACCGTAATAAAATGGATTTCACTTTTTCTGATAACCGTTGGTTGCTTACCAGCGAAACAGCCGGACTGAGTGAAAAACCTTCGAATTTTGCCCTTGGACTTCATGTGCCCGGGCGATTTGATAAGATAGTGGATATTGATCATTGCCTGTTACAATCCCCCGTTGCCAACCGGCTGCTAGAAGAAATTAAAGCTTTTTCCCTGGACTCGGGTTTTCTGCCCTGGTCCATAAAATCGCATCACGGCTTCTGGAGATCCCTGATTATCAGACAGGCAGCACACACCGCCGATTTGATGGTCATTCTGGTCACAACGGTTGATGACAGGGCATTGCTGGATCGACTGGCTACCCGGTTAACCGCCCATTTTCCAGAAATTACCAGTCTGATTCAGATCACCCATTCCGGACCGGGGCCCGTTCCCCGGGGAGAAGGAACCCGGATTCTGGCAGGAAAAGATCATCTGGAAGAAATGCTGGGTGGAATCCGTTTCAGGATTCATCCGGAATCTTTTTTCCAGACAAACACGTATCAGGCTGAAAAATTGTTTGAAACCGCTTTCAGGATGGCCCAGCTAACCGGGAACGACCATTTGTATGACCTGTTTTGCGGGCCGGGCACCATTGGCCTGCTCGCTGCCCGTTCAGTCAGAAAGGTGGTTGGAATGGAGATCAGACCAGAAGCTGTTGAAAATGCGAAGGAAAATGCCCGGTTGAACGGGATCACCAACGCTGACTTTTTCTGTGGTGATTTGTCGAAGCAGTTTGACGAGTTGGATAGCTGGTCCGTTCAGTACGGGCAACCCGATATTGTAGTGGTCGATCCTCCGCGTGCCGGTCTTCCGGATGCACTGACACGGAAATTGCCCTCACTTGGAGCGGATCGGATTATATATATTTCATGTAATCCGGTGACACAGGCACGGGACATGTCCATCCTGAGAGAAGCCAGGTATCTGCCCGGACCTGTTCAACCGGTGGATATGTTTCCGCATACCTGGCATATAGAGTCAATCGTTGTTATGACCCGTTCCTGA
- a CDS encoding HAD-IA family hydrolase, with amino-acid sequence MIRGVLYSLNALMGESYEDEEFLDTPVRIRRRECPELRAFIGPHKWRTRVLEDIRLRVKSEVLAGKPRNEYPDILKLIRNVLSHHSDKPVPDDLPEKVLRILDRFSGFTFSDLTMRVIQEVYRRNYVQAIVANSIIPARFYSDHFTQSGVSRFFEAIITSSDLEVAKPDPAIFEFALEALQFKAEELIFVADSLETDVMGGVQMGIRTILLNRYTRIPVVPRGVEVVQDFRQLIAKLQPL; translated from the coding sequence ATGATTCGTGGTGTTTTATACAGTCTCAATGCCCTGATGGGTGAGTCCTATGAAGATGAGGAATTTCTTGACACTCCTGTGCGAATCCGGCGACGCGAATGTCCTGAACTGCGCGCCTTTATCGGTCCGCACAAGTGGCGGACCCGGGTGCTTGAAGACATCCGGCTGCGTGTAAAAAGCGAGGTTCTGGCCGGGAAACCCCGCAATGAATATCCAGATATACTTAAACTGATAAGGAATGTCCTGTCTCATCATTCAGACAAACCGGTTCCGGATGATCTTCCAGAAAAAGTGTTGAGGATTCTTGACCGGTTCTCTGGTTTTACCTTTTCAGATCTGACCATGCGGGTCATTCAGGAAGTGTACCGTCGGAATTATGTGCAGGCCATTGTGGCGAACAGTATCATACCTGCCCGTTTTTATTCAGATCACTTCACTCAGTCCGGCGTCAGCCGGTTTTTCGAGGCCATTATTACCAGCTCGGATCTGGAAGTCGCCAAACCCGATCCTGCCATTTTCGAATTTGCTCTTGAAGCCCTGCAGTTCAAGGCAGAAGAGCTTATTTTTGTGGCTGATTCGCTTGAAACAGATGTGATGGGCGGGGTTCAGATGGGAATCCGTACCATCCTGCTGAACCGATACACCCGCATTCCGGTCGTTCCACGTGGTGTGGAAGTGGTTCAGGATTTCAGGCAGCTTATTGCAAAATTACAACCTCTATAA
- the deoC gene encoding deoxyribose-phosphate aldolase: MIPAVARMIDHTLLKPEATEKDVRQLCKEAAQYQFASVCINPGWIPLAASMLRDTKVDVCTVIGFPLGATSTKAKREETRIAIEEGATEVDMVINVGWLKSGLTDAVEDDIRAVVEQAACNHVLTKVILETCLLTDEEKVIACILSKNAGAHFVKTSTGFSKGGATVQDIALMRQVVGPMMGVKASGGVRSWEDAEKMIASGANRIGASASVAIVKHETSKSTY, encoded by the coding sequence GTGATCCCGGCTGTAGCCCGGATGATAGATCACACCCTTCTTAAACCGGAGGCCACAGAAAAGGACGTAAGGCAGTTGTGCAAGGAGGCTGCACAATATCAGTTTGCATCAGTCTGCATTAATCCCGGTTGGATCCCGCTGGCTGCTTCCATGTTGCGTGATACAAAGGTGGATGTGTGTACAGTGATCGGATTTCCATTGGGAGCTACCAGCACGAAAGCCAAACGTGAAGAGACCCGTATTGCCATCGAAGAAGGCGCCACCGAAGTGGACATGGTTATTAATGTGGGTTGGCTGAAATCAGGATTGACCGATGCCGTTGAGGATGATATACGGGCGGTTGTTGAACAGGCCGCCTGTAACCACGTGCTGACCAAAGTGATTCTGGAAACCTGTCTGCTGACCGACGAGGAAAAAGTAATTGCCTGTATTCTGTCGAAAAATGCAGGAGCTCATTTTGTGAAAACCTCCACCGGTTTTAGCAAAGGCGGAGCAACTGTGCAGGACATTGCCCTGATGCGTCAGGTTGTGGGTCCGATGATGGGTGTTAAAGCATCGGGCGGAGTACGCTCCTGGGAAGATGCCGAGAAGATGATCGCCTCCGGTGCAAACCGCATCGGTGCAAGTGCCTCTGTAGCCATCGTGAAACATGAAACCAGTAAAAGTACTTATTAG
- a CDS encoding SPOR domain-containing protein produces MKPVKVLISLLLPAVISCGSTPQGTGPASGGAKVTAAANPLDTLRWNLTRTPFEPRMTPKIIGPNLSDEWLRIQTDTTESAGEETLLGSRGFRIQVFAKPDRALAEQVLMEARLISGLPAYLSYQAPNYIVRIGNFPNEARARASLESLENRYPNGTVVPDFIEK; encoded by the coding sequence ATGAAACCAGTAAAAGTACTTATTAGTCTGCTGCTTCCGGCAGTCATTTCCTGCGGTAGCACCCCTCAGGGAACCGGACCAGCATCGGGAGGAGCAAAGGTCACTGCGGCAGCCAACCCGCTCGATACTTTACGCTGGAACCTGACCCGAACGCCTTTTGAACCCAGAATGACTCCGAAAATTATCGGACCCAACCTGTCCGATGAATGGCTCAGAATTCAGACGGATACCACAGAATCGGCCGGTGAGGAGACTCTCCTTGGCAGCAGGGGATTCAGAATTCAGGTTTTTGCAAAACCGGACAGGGCATTGGCTGAACAGGTTCTGATGGAAGCCCGGCTGATTTCCGGGTTACCTGCTTATTTGTCCTATCAGGCTCCTAATTATATCGTCAGGATTGGGAATTTTCCCAATGAGGCCCGTGCGCGTGCCAGTCTGGAATCACTGGAAAACCGATACCCGAATGGCACCGTGGTGCCGGATTTTATAGAAAAATAG